The following are encoded in a window of Paraburkholderia sp. HP33-1 genomic DNA:
- a CDS encoding MurR/RpiR family transcriptional regulator, which translates to MIHHLSAVSNPAEQAVAARIAAAMPTLTPIHQRMGEYVLANLFRAATMRIDELARVVGASVASANRFARALGFDGYPQFREALVRGFEATLAPVERLRSAQETLAADDDLIDASLEQATSNLRATRTSIDRATADAAVDAIIAARRVFVIGFGASAFLASLMEHGLLPYHDNVHSLALTGGPSHAARHLVGSGAGDLVIGIAFPRYVRDTIELARRASERGARVLALTDGPRSPLAQFADLSLYIRTDRRLASNADSAVLAVIEALCDAVAYRAQRSVKAAAEVSEFVLPWLVDPQAGAVRAAQEPARTASKAARAKADNTKAKGIKARDTEAKSVTAARAPRTTRTP; encoded by the coding sequence ATGATCCATCACCTGTCCGCAGTGTCGAACCCCGCCGAGCAGGCCGTCGCCGCGCGCATTGCCGCCGCGATGCCGACGCTCACACCGATCCATCAGCGCATGGGCGAGTACGTGCTGGCCAATCTGTTTCGCGCGGCGACGATGCGCATCGACGAACTCGCGAGAGTGGTCGGCGCGTCGGTCGCAAGCGCGAATCGCTTTGCGCGCGCGCTCGGCTTCGACGGTTATCCGCAGTTTCGCGAGGCGCTCGTGCGCGGCTTCGAGGCAACCCTCGCGCCGGTCGAGCGGCTGCGCAGCGCACAGGAAACCCTCGCGGCCGACGACGATCTGATCGACGCATCGCTCGAGCAGGCCACCAGCAATCTGCGCGCGACGCGTACGTCGATTGACCGCGCAACGGCCGACGCCGCCGTCGATGCGATCATCGCCGCGCGCCGCGTGTTCGTCATTGGCTTCGGTGCCAGCGCGTTTCTCGCGAGCCTGATGGAGCACGGCCTGTTGCCGTATCACGACAACGTGCATTCGCTCGCGTTGACCGGTGGACCGTCGCACGCAGCGCGCCATCTGGTGGGTTCGGGCGCGGGCGATCTGGTGATCGGCATCGCGTTTCCGCGCTATGTTCGGGACACGATCGAGCTCGCGCGCCGCGCGTCCGAACGCGGCGCGCGTGTGCTCGCGCTGACCGACGGTCCGCGCTCGCCGCTCGCGCAATTCGCGGACCTGTCGCTGTATATCCGCACTGACCGGCGTCTCGCGTCGAATGCCGATTCGGCCGTGCTCGCGGTCATCGAGGCGCTGTGCGACGCGGTAGCGTATCGCGCGCAACGCTCGGTCAAGGCGGCCGCCGAGGTCAGCGAGTTCGTGCTGCCGTGGCTCGTCGATCCGCAGGCCGGCGCGGTGCGCGCCGCGCAGGAGCCGGCGCGCACCGCGAGCAAAGCCGCGCGCGCGAAGGCCGACAACACCAAAGCCAAAGGCATCAAAGCCAGGGATACCGAAGCAAAATCCGTCACGGCAGCCCGCGCTCCCCGAACCACCCGTACTCCATAG
- a CDS encoding isoaspartyl peptidase/L-asparaginase family protein, with amino-acid sequence MNSNAVIAIHGGAGTILRASMSASAETEYHAALNAVLRAGQRVLGDGGSALDAVSEAVRLLEDCALFNAGHGAVYTAAGTHELDAAIMDGRTLDAGAICCVKRVRNPVLAARRVLERSDHVLFTGEGAEAFAAAQGLEFVDNSYFDTDARYRQWQLARKQQRPMLDHDAATLAVGASSDNDPTPHEPIDPNRKFGTVGAVALDRHGHLAAATSTGGVTNKQVGRVGDTPLIGAGCYADDATCAVSTTGSGEMFMRMVAAYDVAAQMAYRQVSLEEAAHDVVMNRLPKIDGRGGLVAVDVHGNVTLPFNTEGMYRGFARLGEAPVTAIYR; translated from the coding sequence ATGAACTCCAACGCAGTCATTGCCATTCATGGCGGAGCAGGGACGATCCTGCGCGCGTCGATGTCGGCCAGCGCCGAAACCGAATATCACGCGGCGCTCAACGCGGTGCTGCGCGCCGGCCAGCGCGTGCTCGGCGACGGCGGCAGCGCGCTCGACGCGGTCAGCGAAGCGGTGCGTCTGCTCGAAGACTGCGCGCTCTTCAACGCGGGGCACGGCGCGGTCTACACGGCGGCCGGCACGCACGAGCTCGACGCCGCGATCATGGACGGCCGCACGCTCGACGCCGGCGCGATCTGCTGTGTGAAGCGCGTGCGCAATCCGGTTCTCGCCGCGCGCCGCGTGCTCGAGCGCAGCGACCATGTGCTGTTCACCGGCGAAGGCGCGGAAGCATTCGCCGCCGCGCAGGGACTCGAGTTCGTCGATAACAGCTACTTCGATACCGACGCGCGCTATCGCCAATGGCAGCTCGCGCGCAAGCAGCAGCGCCCGATGCTCGATCACGACGCCGCGACGCTCGCGGTTGGGGCTTCGAGCGATAACGACCCGACGCCGCACGAGCCGATCGATCCGAACCGCAAGTTCGGCACCGTAGGCGCGGTCGCGCTCGACCGCCACGGGCATCTCGCCGCGGCGACTTCGACGGGCGGCGTGACCAACAAGCAGGTGGGCCGCGTCGGCGACACGCCGCTGATCGGCGCGGGCTGCTACGCGGACGACGCGACCTGCGCGGTGTCGACCACCGGCTCCGGCGAAATGTTCATGCGCATGGTCGCCGCCTACGACGTCGCCGCGCAGATGGCCTATCGGCAGGTCTCGCTCGAAGAAGCCGCGCACGACGTCGTGATGAACCGCCTGCCGAAGATTGACGGACGCGGTGGGCTCGTCGCCGTCGACGTGCACGGCAACGTGACGCTGCCGTTCAACACCGAAGGCATGTATCGCGGTTTCGCGCGGCTAGGCGAAGCGCCGGTGACGGCGATCTATCGCTAG
- a CDS encoding amino acid permease: protein MNSAQQQEGLKRGLKNRHIQLIALGGAIGTGLFLGSASVLQAAGPSMILGYAIGGVIAFMIMRQLGEMVAQEPVAGSFSHFAYKYWGDFPGFLSGWNYWVLYVLVSMAELTAVGTYVHFWWPGVPTWVSALVCFAIINAINLTNVKAYGETEFWFAIIKVAAVIGMIVFGGYLLVSGHGGPQATVANLWSHGGFFPHGFHGLFMMLAVIVFSFGGLELIGITAAEAAEPQKSIPKAVNQVILRILIFYICSLAVLLSLYPWNEVAAGGSPFVMIFSQIGSTLTANVLNVVVVTAALSVYNSGVYANSRMLYGLAEQGNAPRALLKVDRRGVPYLAIGLSALATFACVIINYVIPAEALGLLMSLVVAALVLNWALISLTHLKSRKAMVAAGETLVFRSFWFPVSNWICLAFMALILVILALTPGLSVSVWLVPAWLVLMWAGYVIKRRREVARAGVGAASR, encoded by the coding sequence ATGAATAGTGCACAGCAGCAAGAGGGCCTGAAGCGCGGGCTCAAGAATCGCCACATCCAGTTGATCGCGCTGGGCGGCGCGATCGGCACGGGTCTTTTTCTCGGCTCCGCCAGCGTTCTGCAGGCCGCCGGTCCGTCGATGATCCTCGGCTACGCGATCGGTGGCGTGATCGCGTTCATGATCATGCGCCAGCTCGGCGAAATGGTCGCGCAGGAGCCGGTCGCCGGCTCGTTCAGCCACTTCGCGTACAAGTACTGGGGCGACTTCCCGGGCTTTCTGTCGGGCTGGAACTACTGGGTGCTCTATGTGCTCGTCAGTATGGCCGAGCTGACCGCGGTCGGCACCTACGTGCATTTCTGGTGGCCGGGTGTGCCGACCTGGGTGTCGGCGCTGGTGTGCTTCGCGATCATCAACGCGATCAATCTCACCAACGTGAAGGCCTACGGCGAAACCGAGTTCTGGTTCGCGATCATCAAGGTCGCGGCGGTGATCGGCATGATCGTGTTCGGCGGCTATCTGCTCGTGAGCGGTCACGGCGGCCCGCAGGCGACGGTCGCGAACCTGTGGAGCCACGGCGGCTTTTTCCCGCACGGCTTTCACGGGCTCTTCATGATGCTTGCCGTGATCGTGTTCTCGTTCGGCGGGCTGGAGCTGATCGGCATCACGGCGGCCGAGGCCGCCGAGCCGCAGAAAAGCATTCCGAAGGCCGTGAATCAGGTGATCCTGCGGATCCTGATTTTCTATATCTGCTCGCTCGCGGTGCTGTTGTCGCTCTATCCGTGGAACGAGGTGGCGGCGGGCGGCAGCCCGTTCGTGATGATCTTCTCGCAGATCGGCTCGACGCTGACCGCCAACGTGCTGAACGTGGTGGTGGTGACCGCGGCGCTGTCGGTGTACAACAGCGGCGTCTATGCGAATAGCCGCATGCTCTACGGTCTCGCCGAGCAGGGTAATGCGCCGCGCGCACTGCTGAAGGTCGACCGGCGCGGCGTGCCGTATCTGGCGATCGGCCTGTCGGCGCTCGCGACGTTCGCGTGCGTGATCATCAACTACGTGATCCCGGCCGAAGCGCTCGGCCTGCTGATGTCGCTCGTGGTCGCGGCGCTGGTGTTGAACTGGGCGCTGATCAGCCTCACGCATCTGAAGTCGCGCAAGGCGATGGTGGCCGCGGGCGAAACGCTGGTGTTCCGGTCGTTCTGGTTCCCGGTCAGCAACTGGATCTGCCTCGCGTTCATGGCGCTGATCCTCGTGATTCTGGCGCTGACGCCGGGCTTGTCGGTATCGGTGTGGCTGGTGCCGGCGTGGCTCGTGCTGATGTGGGCCGGCTACGTGATCAAGCGGCGGCGCGAGGTTGCGCGCGCTGGCGTGGGGGCTGCGAGCAGATAA
- a CDS encoding alpha/beta fold hydrolase encodes MLPKRLSCAAVLCLCFAGVSASALAQTAPAAPSMEAPSSEAPAPAPGGPVRNIVLVHGALVDGSSWNGVVAKLQQKGYHVSSVQNPLTSLADDVAATRRVLAREIGPVLLVGHSWGGVVITEVAANAPNVVGLVYVAAIAPQLHESAMDVMKGGGPMPADQGLIKDANGFLWMDRARYHADLAADVPETVARVLAAAQVPIAASAFDEPVDQVGWKDKPSWYVLTTKDRAVSPDLQKMIAGRIGAKIVPIASSHLAPVSHAGAVAEAIDHAARELSRQQ; translated from the coding sequence ATGTTGCCCAAACGTCTGAGTTGCGCCGCCGTGTTGTGCCTCTGTTTCGCGGGCGTCAGTGCGTCCGCGCTCGCGCAGACGGCGCCCGCCGCGCCTTCCATGGAAGCGCCGTCGTCCGAAGCGCCGGCCCCTGCGCCCGGCGGCCCGGTGCGCAACATCGTGCTCGTGCATGGCGCGCTCGTCGACGGATCGAGCTGGAACGGCGTGGTCGCCAAGCTTCAGCAGAAGGGTTATCACGTGAGCTCGGTGCAGAATCCGCTGACCTCGCTCGCCGACGACGTCGCCGCGACCCGCCGCGTGCTCGCGCGCGAGATCGGTCCGGTGCTGCTTGTCGGCCACTCGTGGGGGGGCGTCGTGATCACCGAGGTCGCCGCGAATGCGCCGAACGTCGTCGGTCTCGTGTATGTCGCCGCAATCGCGCCGCAACTGCACGAATCGGCGATGGACGTCATGAAGGGCGGCGGTCCGATGCCGGCGGACCAGGGCCTCATCAAGGACGCGAACGGTTTTCTGTGGATGGACCGGGCGCGCTACCACGCCGATCTCGCCGCCGACGTGCCCGAGACCGTCGCGCGCGTGCTCGCCGCCGCGCAGGTGCCGATCGCCGCTAGTGCATTCGACGAACCGGTCGATCAGGTCGGCTGGAAAGACAAACCGTCGTGGTATGTGCTGACGACGAAAGACCGGGCGGTGTCGCCCGATCTGCAGAAAATGATCGCCGGGCGGATCGGCGCAAAGATTGTGCCGATCGCGTCGAGCCATCTCGCCCCGGTGTCGCACGCCGGGGCCGTGGCGGAGGCGATCGATCACGCGGCGCGCGAGTTGAGCCGGCAGCAGTAG
- a CDS encoding pseudouridine synthase yields the protein MNLESILFTQGFGSRRQCRALIGDARVSIDGAICTDADADFAVDSGALRFSVDGVEWPYREHAYLLLNKPVGYECSRDPQHHLSVFSLLPPQFAERGVQCVGRLDQDTTGLLLLSDDGKFVHQFTSPKRKVPKLYVATTRHPLDDAQLTALRDGVLLHGETRPSAALDAQTRDTHTLALTVLEGKYHQVKRMIAASGNRCEALHRERIGGLTLPATLASGAWQWLDDTGLAALRAG from the coding sequence ATGAATCTCGAAAGCATCCTCTTTACTCAAGGTTTCGGTTCGCGCCGCCAATGCCGCGCGCTGATCGGCGACGCGCGCGTCAGCATCGACGGTGCGATCTGCACCGATGCCGACGCCGATTTCGCGGTCGATAGCGGCGCGTTGCGCTTTAGCGTGGACGGCGTTGAATGGCCGTATCGCGAGCACGCGTATCTGCTGCTCAACAAGCCCGTCGGGTACGAATGCTCGCGCGATCCGCAGCATCATCTGAGCGTGTTCAGCCTGCTGCCACCGCAGTTCGCCGAGCGCGGCGTGCAGTGCGTCGGCCGTCTCGATCAGGACACCACGGGCCTCCTGCTGCTCTCCGACGACGGCAAGTTCGTCCATCAGTTCACGTCGCCGAAACGCAAGGTGCCGAAACTCTACGTCGCGACCACGCGGCATCCGCTCGACGACGCGCAGCTCACCGCCTTGCGCGACGGCGTGCTGCTGCACGGCGAGACCAGGCCGAGCGCCGCGCTCGACGCACAGACGCGCGACACCCACACGCTCGCGCTCACCGTGCTCGAAGGCAAATACCACCAGGTCAAGCGGATGATCGCGGCCTCGGGCAACCGGTGTGAAGCGCTGCATCGCGAGCGGATCGGCGGCCTCACGCTCCCCGCGACGCTCGCGTCCGGCGCGTGGCAATGGCTCGACGACACCGGCCTCGCCGCGCTGCGGGCCGGGTAA
- a CDS encoding DmpA family aminopeptidase, whose amino-acid sequence MSMANYSIERAPHIGTLPAGPLGTIADVGGVSVGHCTLAEGALQTGVTVIRPHRGDPFADKVPAAASVINGFGKSIGLVQVDELGTLETPIALTNTFGVGALAQAQIRAAIRANSRIGREWSTVNPLVFECNDGFLNDIQALAVTEQHFNDAFDAAGSEVASGAVGAGRGMSCFDLKGGIGTASRVVSAAGRGFTIGALVLANFGRLLMLTIDGTPLGRMLAEREVTAAASAADATTDKPEQGSIIMIVATDAPLDARQLKRLSLRAAAGLARTGSAYGHGSGDIALAFSTAYTLPHGADFVASPPLVADHCMDPLFRACADSVEQSILDALWSAESVTGRDGHRRLSLRDSVPDLAELLSMA is encoded by the coding sequence ATGAGCATGGCTAACTATTCGATCGAGCGTGCGCCGCATATTGGCACGTTGCCGGCCGGACCGCTCGGCACGATCGCCGACGTGGGCGGGGTGAGCGTCGGACATTGCACGCTTGCTGAAGGCGCGCTGCAAACCGGTGTAACCGTGATCCGGCCGCATCGCGGCGATCCATTCGCCGACAAGGTGCCCGCCGCCGCATCGGTGATCAACGGCTTCGGCAAGAGCATCGGGCTCGTGCAGGTTGACGAACTCGGCACGCTCGAGACGCCGATCGCGCTGACCAACACGTTCGGTGTCGGCGCGCTCGCGCAGGCGCAGATCCGTGCGGCGATCCGGGCGAATTCGCGCATCGGTCGCGAATGGTCGACGGTCAATCCGCTCGTGTTCGAATGCAACGACGGCTTCCTGAACGACATTCAGGCGCTCGCTGTTACCGAGCAGCATTTCAACGACGCATTCGACGCGGCGGGTAGCGAGGTCGCGAGCGGTGCGGTCGGCGCGGGGCGCGGCATGTCGTGCTTCGATCTGAAGGGGGGCATCGGCACCGCGTCGCGCGTGGTGAGTGCGGCGGGCCGTGGCTTCACCATCGGCGCGCTCGTGCTCGCGAACTTCGGCCGTCTGCTGATGCTGACGATTGACGGCACGCCGCTTGGCCGCATGCTGGCCGAACGCGAGGTCACGGCTGCGGCTAGTGCTGCTGATGCAACCACAGACAAGCCCGAGCAAGGCTCGATCATCATGATCGTCGCGACCGATGCGCCGCTTGACGCACGTCAGTTGAAACGGTTGTCGTTGCGCGCGGCGGCTGGTCTCGCGCGGACCGGTTCGGCGTACGGCCACGGCAGTGGCGATATCGCGCTGGCGTTCTCGACGGCCTATACGTTGCCGCACGGCGCCGACTTCGTCGCATCGCCGCCGCTCGTTGCGGATCACTGCATGGACCCGCTGTTTCGCGCGTGCGCTGACAGCGTGGAACAGTCGATCCTCGACGCGTTGTGGAGCGCCGAATCCGTCACCGGTCGCGATGGTCATCGGCGGCTGTCGTTGCGCGACAGCGTGCCGGATCTTGCCGAACTGCTGTCGATGGCGTGA